TCCACACTCTCGTGCAGCCCGCTGGGTGAGCAGTCACCGGTGAGCAGTGAGGGCGGCCAGAAGAGCTCCCAGGCCCGTGGTGAGCACTCTCAGAGCTACCGGCCCATCATCCAGTCGCCGGGCTACTCCTCCTCCTCGTCGACCTCCTCCAAATCCAAGAGCTACTCTGCCTCACGGCAGGCCCAGAGGGGAGGTGCCGCTGGTGCCGCCGTCACGCCCAAGTGCCAAAGCATCTCTTCCAGCGGCCAGTCGCACATCTTCTCCTCGTCCGCCCCCAAGGCCAGCTCGGTGATTTCCACCCAGGCCCAGGCCTATTCCCCGGGCCAGTCGCAGGCCCTGCTGGGCATGAGCCAGTCACAGAGCTACACAGCGTCGCAGGCTCAGAACCTGGCGGCGGCGGCAGTGACCCAGTCGCCGGGCTTCAGCTCCAGCCAGTCGCAGGACCTGACAGCGGTGAGCAAGGCCCAGAGCTACTCGGGTAGCCAGCAGGCCCAGCCCCAGCCGCAGCCccagcagcaacagcagcagcaacagcccCAGGCCCTGCAGACCTGCGTCAGCCAAGCACAGAACTACTCTCCGGAGCAGCTCCAGGGCCTGTCGTCAGTTGGCTCCATCCAGACCTACAGCGTCCAGTCAGAACCCCATTCCTCTGCCACACCGGGGCAGAACTACGGCCCGGCCCACTCGCAAGGGATGCCCGCGGCCAGCCCCTCCCTCAGCTACGCTGCTGGACATTCCCCGGCCTTGAGCTCCCACGGGCCATCCATCGTCTACTCCTCAGCCAGCCACGTCCAGAGCCTGTCGGATGCCAGCCCCTCACCAATCATCCGGCCCCTGCAGTCACCAACCAGCAGCCGACCTCAGGGCGTGGGGTCTCCGGGCCAGTCCCAGAAGTACCTGTCCTCCGTCCTGTCGCCGTCCTTCATCCAGCCGCCTCACTCGCAGGCCTTCCAGCCCTCGCAGGCGCCCCTGGAGAGAGCGCCGGCCTATGGCAAGGCCAAAGCCGACCAGGAGCTGCTGGCGTCGGAGAGGACGGAGGACGAGGACTTCCTGATTCAGCACCTGCTGGACTCACAGAGCCCGCCGCGGGTCTCGTCGCAGAGCCTGGCCGAGTGTGAGGAGCGGGCGCCCAAGGGCATGGTCTACGAGATGTCCAAGTCTGAGGAGAGGTACCACCTGCAGAGCGTCATCCGTACCAGCTCGAGTTTGGACAGCCAGGTCCTGGAGATGTCGCTGCAGGGTCTGAAGGAGAAGAAGAAAGGCGAGCGGCAGAAGGAATACGGCCGCTCCTCATCCGATGCCCTGGTCACCTCGGTGGTGCACTACAGCCACCAGCCCAACAGCATCGACGGCCTGGCTCAGGACATCAAGAAGACGGTCGACCACCTCCAGGGGGCGCCCCACTTGGACGGTTCCGGAAAGGAGCTCGGCACGGGCCACTCTTACCTGCAGAAGACCCCGGAGCCGGGATCTCGGGCCCACCACCTGGGCCCTGACTCCTCTCAGCTCGAGAGCCACGGAATACTGCAGGGCCAGGCCGGCTCGCAGCTGATGCTGGAGGCCTCGCCGGAGATGCAGCTGCCGCTAGGCCACCAGGCGCCTGGGCAGCAGTCACAGCTGCTGCAGTCGGTGCTGACCCACACCCAGAGCCAGCAGCAGGcgcaacagcagatgctggaggccCACCTGCAGAGCCAGCAGCTACAGGCCGCCCACGCCCACGCGGCAGGCCTGGACTCCCGCCTGCTGCCCGGGGAGCCCCGCTCGCCCCAGCTCGCCCCTCCCGATGCCATGGAGCGCCTGCCACGCTCCGAGAGCATGCAGCCGCAGGAGATGCAGGAGTTCCTGGAGCCCGAGCTTCACCTGGAGAGCCACCTGGCCCAGGCCGGGCAGGTCCAGCAATCTCAGCAGCCGCAGcctcagccccagccccagcacctcctccccgaAGCCAGCGAGCCACTGCGGCTGGACAGCTCCGAGACCTCCCAGCAGGTCTCCCAGCAGCAGCTGGAGGGCAAGGACCAGTTCAGCTCGGGCAGCCCACAGAGCGCCAAGCAGAGGTTCGTGCCACTCACCTCCATCTGCTTCCCGGATTCCCTGCTGCAGGATGAGGAGCGCAACTTCTTCCCGGGCATGGAGGACATGTTCTGCTCGGCCCCCTGCAGCAACGAGGAGTATAGCAAGCAGTCGTGCGGGGACGAGGCTGGGCAGCCGATGGATAGGAGCGACGGTGGCATGAAGTCCAGCTTTGACATGATGCACTCGAGCCAGAGCTTCCCGGGGTACTGCGCCTCTGAGCCGGCCGGGGGGCAGCAGAACGTCCACCTGGACCTCAACCCGGTCACCCTGAAGCCGGAGCTGGAACCGCCCACTGTCCAGGCCGAGCACCTGGGCCTGACTCCGCCTGGCCACGGGCCCACCAGTGCCGATCTCAAGTCGCCGCTGACGACCGCCAGCTTCTGCTCCATGAAGACCAAGAAGTTCCTGAAGACCTCCTCACTCCACCTGCTGAAGAAGAAGGACTCCCCACCGCAGCCGCCGAAGAAGAACTATGCCCAGGAGTACGAGTTCGAAGACGAGGAGAAAGAGGATGTCCCGGCCGACATCCGACTCAACAACCGCAGGCTCCCGGACCTCCTCCCTGACCTGATCTCCAGCTGCCGCACTCGCACCAACCTCAGCCCAGTCTCTGACATCGACTTCTGCTCTGGCAACAACCTGAACGAGGGCAAGAAGAAGGCCAAGAGGACGCCCAAGCCCAAGGAGAAAGGGCCCCCGAGACCCCGGGGACGGCCGCggatccggcccctcgagccccCTCAGGGCGTGACTCAAGACGGACCCAAGAAGAGGGGCCGGGGCAGGGGAAGGGGCAAGAAGATTATGGAGAACGAAAACGAGGGCTTCAAAATGGAGAAACAAGCGAAACCCGGCAAGGTAACTTTCCGCTTCCTTCCCGACTTTAGTGCGAGTCTCATGCAGATGTTGAGAAATTTTGAGGCTTTATGGGAAGAGCACAGGAGGGTATTGTTCATTCAGCTGAATGTGGCTTCGAATGATCTGGGACATGTCCacctgaaatggaagaaaatagtaggccattcagcccttccaaaTTACACCACCGTTCGTGAAGGTCTGATTGTGGTCTTACGCCATGCCTGGCCCCCATTgagcaaacacatggcagatgcagtacaatgtgcCCAGGTGTGAAGTTATATATTTCAGTGTGaaaaaaaaggaaggaagagtattatttaaatggtgggaTACTGGGAAGTGTGAATGTACAAAGGAATCGGGGTGTCCTTGGGGCCTTTCGATGGAAGTAAACAGAAAAATGCAGCAAGCAAatgggaaggcaaatgatatattggccttcattacaagaggaTTGGAGTTTGGAAGTAGGGATACCTTCCTGCAGTATACAGGGCTTTGCTGAGGCCAGACCAGGAGTGTTGCATgctgttttggactccctacctatcagaggatatacttgccatagagacAGTGCGGCAGAGGCTCATTAGGCTGATACTGAGGATGCAGGACTGTCCTGTCGTGGAATACATTGAAGGCCAAATGAAACGTAGAAACTAAGAGGACTGTCCTGTGAGGAGAAATTCGTTCAACTGGGCCtgagctataagaagaggctggaaaactcaggttgttttgtctagagctgtggaggctgagggagacttgatagaagtctataaagttatgagatgcatagatagggtcgacggtcagaatctttctcccagagttgaaatgtctaaaactgggagGCAttcatttaaggtgaaagggggagtgttcaaaggagacatgagggggTCATCTTTTACACAAagtgtggtaggagtctgaaacaTGCTGTCAGGAGTGGTGGTGGGtgggcagatatgataggggcatttaagagacttttagataagcatatgaacaTGCAAGAagtggagggatatagaccaagggcaggcagaagggattactttaatttggtgtcatgtttggcacagcaTCATGTCCTGTgttgaactgttctatgttctaagtattcacaagagtttagaaggatcagaggggatctgactgaaacaaataaaattctaacaggactggacggACTAGATGTAGGGACGATTTCCCCAGTTGCAGGAGTCTAGAACCAAAAGAACGTAGTCTCAGGATTTGGGATAGATCACTTAGGagaggattgagatgaggaaaagtGTCTTCCCTCAAAGGGTAGTGTACTGTGGAATCCTGTACCACAGAAGGTAGCGGAAGctaggtcattaaatatattcaagaaaaaaATTTGAAATACTTCAAGAGGTCTGGGGGAGAAAaatgggaatatggcattgataTAGAAGATcaaactgaatggcagaacatgctCAAAGATCCAAATGACCTGTACCGCTTAGTTTCTATCTTTCATTTGGCCTTTGATGTATTCCATGACCCACGGACTCTCCACGGCTCTCTGGGAGAGATAGTTCCAAACACTGCCAATCTTCTGagagcagaaattcctcctcatctctgtcttaactggGAGACACTTCATTTTGAAAAACATGGCCCCTAATGTTAGATTCTCCAACAAGGGGGACCCTTTCAGGATCCATCCTGTGAAATCCCCAGATTCAAATCAACAGGAAGTCTGGGGAAAACATGCCGGAAAAGCTTTGTGGGAGAATGGGATTATACAGGCACTActcagaccatagctggaatattgtgaacagttttggccctcttatctaaggaaagatcgactggcattggaggcagtccagagaagattcacttgacTGATACTGGGTGTGGAGAGATGgccttgtgaggagagattgagtgcgTTGGGCCTGttctctttggagtttagaagagtgagaggtgactttatagaaacatacaagattctaacAAGGATTCTTGACAGGGTCAGTGCAGAAATGTTGTATCCCCTTGTAGGAGACACaagacataatctcagagtaaaggttcacccatttaaaacagacatgaggaatttcttctctcagagggtagtcaaTCTGCGgatttttttactgcagagggctgttgagactgGGTCATTATGTACGTCCAAGGCTGAGTTCAGTTTTTAAATCAGGGGAATCAAGTTTTATGGGAAAAAGacgggaaagtggagttcaggattatcagatcagctatgatctcattaaatgccAGGatggactcaacgggctgaacgacctactcctgctcctacatcttatggtctgcATGGCTCTTAGTTTTTCAGCATAGAAAAGTTTCGGAGGAACAAGAGCTGATCAGTCATGGTGTCAAATGTGCTCTGTCTCCCAGTATCATCATGGACAACCTCtgcttcaactccacattcctgcccagTCCCCAAGTACTTTGATTCCCTGAGAAACTAAATGTCTGTTGCCCTCAAGCTTAAACAGACTCAATGTTGGAACATCATGCTTTGATTATACAGAATTGTAGATGGGGGAGGGCGTTCAGTATTGGAGCATTCTGTGCATCCTACAACCCTTTACCCAAGGAATGATAGATTTCCCTTTGAGGGAGCGCAGCAGAGATTCGCTTGACTAATTCCTGGGAAGGTGGGACTGTACTGTCAGGGTAGAGACAAAGGTTTCTTGGGATACAGGAGGACCATCTGTATTCCAGATGCATACTCTTCCTTCTCACTGTCTTCCAATGAAGGGCACCTATTCCTGTTCTTAACTCACTTTTTTTCACAGCAAGATGTTGTCTTCCTTTCCCCAACCATTCTGCACTTCCTTTTCTCCCTTCTGGATGTTTTCGGTTTTGGTGTTTGTCACAATAATTTTGTCTCTTCGCTCGTGCCCTTAGTTTGAAGCCTTAGCAACAACATGGTGATGTGTGCACTTTTCCCTCCtcaaaggccaaggttcaagGGTCAAAGACAAGTGACCTTCTACCCATCGAGGCTCCAGAGTCTGTCCCAGCAGAAAGTGTCTTGGAGAACAGTCAAACCCAAGAAAAGatcaagaagaaaataaaagaggtggaggagaaaCAGCCGGAAATGAAATCTGGATTCATGGCCTCGTTCCTGGACTTCCTGAAATCGGGAAAGAGGCAGCAGCTGCCAGCCACGACCTCCAGCCCGCAGAAAGGGCGCCCCTCGTCGGTTATTAACCAGCCACCACAAGCTTCCTTTGGCCTGACGCAGTCAATGCTGTCGGGGCCCCTTGACGCCTCAGAGAGTGACAGCCTAATGAGCTGTGCCAGCCCCTGCAAGAGGTTTGACGATGACCTCAAGAAGAACCTGGAGACTCTGCCGTCGTTCTCTTCcgacgaggaggattctgttaGCAAGAACCAGGACCTGCAGAAGAGCATCAGCTCTGCCATCTCTGCCCTCTACGACCCAATGGATCGCAAGGAGAATGACATGACAGGTACCATGCTTTCTTTCCTAATGTAAGGGAGTCAAGGTGGGAAACCAGCAGGAACTCAAAGTTAAGGTAGGAGCTCAAATCGCATCGTAttgacctatttttctaatcagtctcttcagagatgttatttgcacacctctggagcagttgggacttcaacctgggcctcctggtctaGGGTTAGGGATTGTACCACCACACCACAAGAGCGTCCTTGTTTTGTCATGATTCAGAACATGAGACATCATCACATGGCAACTTGTACAGTTCTTACATAGCTCGATAGGCTACATTCAGAAAGAATCTAGCTGGGGAGTGTCTGGACTCAGGAGACCCACTGTCTGAGTAAGCAGTGGTATATTTTGGCCTGAAATGAGGAATtacttcactcagagggtggtgaaatcTTCAGAGCTCTCTCAGTCATTGAGTATTGTTCAACTGAATGATTaatagatttctagatattaaagaGATCAGGGAAGTGGGAATAATGAGGAAAAATGGCTTGTGGTAGAAGGTCAGCCTTGATCTAGTTGAATAGCAGAGTGAATGGCCTGTGCCTGCTCTTAGTCTTTGTGCCAATGCCAGCTGCGTctggagaagatttttttttacagggaTGGCACTAGAACTGTGAGGTTATAGTTCTCAGGATTGTCCAAACTGAGCACTTTTGAAGGTTGATTCAACTGAAGTCTTCAAAGACGTTTgaaagggtagatgcagagaagaTGTTTAGATTTGCTAAGGAGACAGAAACCAGTAAATCCAGTCAGGAATTCAGGAGTAAATCTCTCCCTTCAACAGAGTGTGGAACTCTGTATCATGGTAGTCTTTGTGGCGGGGGGAGGGGTTGAATGTATCAATGCATTTAAGGAGAAGCCGGACAAGTGGATGAGATGTAGCAAATAGGTTAGAATACAGGTTCAGATGAAGTGGGGTGGGCAGAGATTACGTACCAGCagggaccagttggaccaaatcTGCTGTAAATTTGATGCTTAAACATTGCACCCAAATCAGATATCACCCTTGAGATTGGAGGACAGAATTTCTTGTATCATGGTCAATTGGGTTTTGTTGTAACCTAGCAAATATGGGAAAATCAGACATAAAGGAAAGTATGCTCATAAGGGACTCTCTCACGTTCCTTCGCCCCATGGTATGCATCAAAATTGGGAGAGGTCCCTTAGCTAAAGATCAACGTGAATTTGGAACTCATTAGCGGTAGGAGTACTTGAAGTGAATGTTATCGATTTGGTTTGACTTATTGTCGTCacatatacctaagtacagtgaaattcTTTGTTTTGccagcggtacaggcagatcattagcaaacaaggacatacagatcatagggtgcttagacagagcaaggcatgcaaggttatggcTGCACCAGAGGTGctcaaagcaagatcaacattatttgaagttctAAAGTTTGTTCATCTGTCTAttgacagcaggaaagaagctgttctcgaacctgttggtgcatgtgttcaagcttctgtatttaAAGTGAGGTCAAACAAGCACAGGAGGGTGAAGGGAATACAGGGTTATGCAGATTGATTAGATGAGGAAAGGTAGGAGGAAACTCAAAGTGCAGCTTAAACTGGTTTGgattggtgggctgaatggtctgtttctattctgtatttCTTTTGGAAAAGAAAAGGGAGGTATCAGTGAAATTTGGGGTTGAGTGGGAGAAGAGAGACTGTTCCTTGAATCTGACTATTTCCATTTAGATCTGTGTTGTTTTGCCAGATAATATGACCGTAGAAGAGAAAGAAGTCAGCACATCACCTTCTGAGGCCTCCCAGCCAGAGCAGCCTGCTCCCCCGTCTCCAGTCTTGCCTAAAGAGTCGATCCCAGAAGAAGAACCTTCTCCTCCCCCCGCGTCCCCACCACAGCCAGAAGAGAAAGAGGCTCCTTCCCCCATCAAGCTAGCCAAGAAACAGGACACAGTGGCCATTTATGGCGAGACTGACGAAGATGATGAGGAGAGTGGCGGAGAAGGTGCCA
This is a stretch of genomic DNA from Stegostoma tigrinum isolate sSteTig4 chromosome 38, sSteTig4.hap1, whole genome shotgun sequence. It encodes these proteins:
- the LOC125447080 gene encoding proline-rich protein 12-like; this translates as MDRNYPTSGFGDPLGAGQGWTYDRSPSGVKASLVYGGSRSSHPETDILHRQAYATPHPLQGYATNHHPAGLSGLFETGLHHAGSTTPDASVMNLISALESRAPQPGPSASSLLSQFRPPSWQTAMHTPGPAELFISGAIPGSGTFPSSSALSAYQHPASFSGRSFPVTSSLTLQDATFSPSSNGLLSPHDPLLHIKSSQSSVPSSLTFDRLGSAVLGTGLPSQSSAYRTAQESASRHLQSQFNLLSSPLGPSDQASQLYNTSVFSSSPASGIERAIPRQDSVIKHYQRPTGAQAQLPASHHSLQHYLSCGGSHSFQQMPRHSTLSCSPLGEQSPVSSEGGQKSSQARGEHSQSYRPIIQSPGYSSSSSTSSKSKSYSASRQAQRGGAAGAAVTPKCQSISSSGQSHIFSSSAPKASSVISTQAQAYSPGQSQALLGMSQSQSYTASQAQNLAAAAVTQSPGFSSSQSQDLTAVSKAQSYSGSQQAQPQPQPQQQQQQQQPQALQTCVSQAQNYSPEQLQGLSSVGSIQTYSVQSEPHSSATPGQNYGPAHSQGMPAASPSLSYAAGHSPALSSHGPSIVYSSASHVQSLSDASPSPIIRPLQSPTSSRPQGVGSPGQSQKYLSSVLSPSFIQPPHSQAFQPSQAPLERAPAYGKAKADQELLASERTEDEDFLIQHLLDSQSPPRVSSQSLAECEERAPKGMVYEMSKSEERYHLQSVIRTSSSLDSQVLEMSLQGLKEKKKGERQKEYGRSSSDALVTSVVHYSHQPNSIDGLAQDIKKTVDHLQGAPHLDGSGKELGTGHSYLQKTPEPGSRAHHLGPDSSQLESHGILQGQAGSQLMLEASPEMQLPLGHQAPGQQSQLLQSVLTHTQSQQQAQQQMLEAHLQSQQLQAAHAHAAGLDSRLLPGEPRSPQLAPPDAMERLPRSESMQPQEMQEFLEPELHLESHLAQAGQVQQSQQPQPQPQPQHLLPEASEPLRLDSSETSQQVSQQQLEGKDQFSSGSPQSAKQRFVPLTSICFPDSLLQDEERNFFPGMEDMFCSAPCSNEEYSKQSCGDEAGQPMDRSDGGMKSSFDMMHSSQSFPGYCASEPAGGQQNVHLDLNPVTLKPELEPPTVQAEHLGLTPPGHGPTSADLKSPLTTASFCSMKTKKFLKTSSLHLLKKKDSPPQPPKKNYAQEYEFEDEEKEDVPADIRLNNRRLPDLLPDLISSCRTRTNLSPVSDIDFCSGNNLNEGKKKAKRTPKPKEKGPPRPRGRPRIRPLEPPQGVTQDGPKKRGRGRGRGKKIMENENEGFKMEKQAKPGKAKVQGSKTSDLLPIEAPESVPAESVLENSQTQEKIKKKIKEVEEKQPEMKSGFMASFLDFLKSGKRQQLPATTSSPQKGRPSSVINQPPQASFGLTQSMLSGPLDASESDSLMSCASPCKRFDDDLKKNLETLPSFSSDEEDSVSKNQDLQKSISSAISALYDPMDRKENDMTDNMTVEEKEVSTSPSEASQPEQPAPPSPVLPKESIPEEEPSPPPASPPQPEEKEAPSPIKLAKKQDTVAIYGETDEDDEESGGEGAIRKWDEFVIKIDDIKELKLAMQAGSEPPPIWRVQKASLQQFVPEVRDGQRHFSSSAQYIEYPDEVKMDYQRLYVKFLENVEKKDYVRICSKKPWHRPLHLAKKQDSVAISGETDEEDEESGGEGVFRERDEFVVKIDDIKALKLAMQAGREPPPIWRVQKALLQKFTPEIRDGHRQFCATSKYLGYFGHAKNEYQRLYVKFLENVNKKDYVRVCSKKPWHRPQQSLRRQSQTKTTPNRVPVVVKPEPPARPASKPKQRPSKAKAEPPPKKRKKWLKEVASSTESDSTPNQQSEEERIPTGRILNTRAMKEMYKSYIELLVSAALDPAMIETIEANNDELYLPTMRKIDGILTEHKKRVTKRVSLSSSLQEGLQAFPQLVVEDCDADRKNNPASSVKLKVAGTPYNRKTLNQLKKNVPRTQDFQVEAEKLQFYTLFHSLHHYKYHTLLHCKEQTDTLSEVNEDLGQEEIVQQCMRNVAWLEKLFDSFSELLTQVQQQCA